The Fluviicola sp. genome contains a region encoding:
- a CDS encoding co-chaperone GroES has product MSTTFKPLADRVLIEPAAAEQVTASGIIIPDTAKEKPLKGTVIAVGPGKKDEPMEVKVDNIVIYGQYSGTEIKIDGKDYLIMKQGDIYGIIG; this is encoded by the coding sequence ATGTCAACAACATTCAAACCTTTAGCAGACAGAGTGCTAATTGAGCCTGCAGCGGCAGAGCAAGTAACAGCAAGTGGTATTATTATTCCCGACACAGCAAAAGAGAAACCATTAAAAGGAACAGTTATCGCAGTTGGACCTGGTAAAAAAGACGAACCGATGGAAGTGAAAGTAGACAACATCGTTATTTACGGTCAGTACTCGGGTACAGAGATCAAAATTGACGGGAAAGATTACCTGATCATGAAACAGGGCGATATCTACGGGATCATTGGATAG